The proteins below come from a single Zea mays cultivar B73 chromosome 8, Zm-B73-REFERENCE-NAM-5.0, whole genome shotgun sequence genomic window:
- the LOC100284578 gene encoding strictosidine synthase 1 precursor, which produces MGRRFNLTMSLLAVVVLALLAAPCACAAQVKTTDTRWSFQLPLPSGVSGAESLAFDGKGEGPYAGVSDGRVLKWGGSAVGWTTFAHSANYRKIPLCTAGVVPSAETESMCGRPLGLQFHAKTGDLYIADAYLGLTRVGPGGGEAEVLATGADDGVPFNFVNGLDVDEATGDVYFTDSSATYPRRFNTEIMMNADATGRLLRYDARTRSVSVLKAGLPYPNGVAVSPDGEQVVVAHTVPCQAFRYFLRGARKGQYELLADLPGYPDNVRRDGRGGYWVALNQEKQRLDATPATGPVKHLVGVRLDAHGVEVEELSAAKGVTLSDVAETKGKLWLGSIELEYVGLVA; this is translated from the coding sequence ATGGGGCGGCGGTTCAATCTGACCATGTCGCTCCTCGCCGTCGTCGTCCTAGCGCTTCTCGCCGCGCCGTGTGCCTGCGCCGCGCAGGTGAAGACGACCGACACGCGCTGGAGCTTCCAGCTCCCTTTACCCAGCGGTGTCAGCGGCGCCGAGAGCCTCGCGTTCGACGGCAAGGGCGAGGGGCCCTACGCCGGCGTCTCAGACGGCCGTGTCCTCAAGTGGGGCGGCAGCGCCGTCGGCTGGACCACGTTCGCGCACAGCGCCAACTACAGGAAGATCCCGCTGTGCACGGCGGGCGTGGTGCCGTCGGCGGAGACCGAGAGCATGTGCGGCCGCCCCCTGGGCCTCCAGTTCCACGCCAAGACCGGCGACCTCTACATCGCCGACGCCTACCTGGGGCTCACGCGGGTCGGCCCGGGAGGCGGCGAGGCCGAGGTGCTGGCGACCGGTGCGGACGACGGCGTCCCGTTCAACTTCGTCAACGGCCTCGACGTCGACGAGGCCACCGGCGACGTCTACTTCACAGACTCGAGCGCGACGTACCCGAGGAGGTTCAACACGGAGATCATGATGAACGCGGACGCGACGGGGAGGCTGCTCAGGTACGACGCGCGCACGAGGAGCGTCTCCGTGCTCAAGGCTGGCCTGCCGTACCCGAACGGCGTGGCGGTCAGCCCCGACGGCGAGCAGGTCGTGGTCGCGCACACCGTGCCGTGCCAGGCGTTCAGGTACTTCCTCCGGGGCGCCCGGAAGGGGCAGTACGAGCTGCTGGCGGACCTGCCGGGCTACCCGGACAACGTGAGGCGGGATGGCAGGGGTGGCTACTGGGTGGCGCTGAACCAGGAGAAGCAGCGGCTGGACGCGACTCCGGCGACGGGCCCCGTGAAGCACCTCGTCGGGGTCCGCCTGGACGCCCACGGCGTGGAGGTGGAGGAGCTTTCGGCGGCCAAGGGTGTCACGCTGAGCGACGTGGCGGAGACGAAGGGGAAGCTGTGGCTGGGCTCCATCGAGCTCGAGTACGTCGGACTCGTTGCTTGA
- the LOC103636439 gene encoding patellin-3-like, with the protein MAEETQPEAAAEAEVVVTEPAPAPAEAEVPAAADAEAVTETEKKADEPAVTADDAGKGTGSFKEESNLVEDLPDPEKKVLDEFKHLIAAALAAGEFNLPPPPPPPKAKEEPKAEETKTEESKTEDPAEEEPKAESAAEEPKAEVAANAPDEEVKTEVPPVEEAKAETVAVEAKPAEPEPQEKTVVVAEEEPATKTVEAIEESVVSADEAAAPEPVLVWGVPLVGDDERTDTVLLKFLRAREFKVKEAMAMLKSAVLWRKRFGITSLLDADLGLPELENVVFYRGADREGHPVCYNVYGEFQDKDLYEKAFGDDEKRERFLKWRIQLLERGILSKLDFSPNGICSMVQVTDLKNSPPMLGKHRAVTRQAVTLLQDNYPEFIAKKVFINVPWWYLAANKMMSPFFTQRTKSKFVFASPAKSAETLFRYIAPEQVPVQFGGLFKEDDPEFTTLDTVTELTIKPSSKETIEIPVTENSAIVWELRVLGWEVSYSAEFTPDTEGGYTVIIQKTRKVPANEEPIMKGSFKVGEPGKLVLTVNNPASKKKKLLYRSKVKSISE; encoded by the exons ATGGCAGAGGAGACGCAGCCAGAGGCCGCAGCCGAGGCCGAGGTGGTCGTGACcgagccggcgccggcgccggcggagGCGGAGGTGCCTGCGGCAGCAGATGCCGAAGCCGTGACCGAAACGGAGAAGAAAGCCGATGAGCCGGCGGTCACCGCCGATGACGCGGGAAAGGGGACCGGCTCGTTCAAGGAGGAGAGCAACCTCGTGGAGGACTTGCCCGACCCGGAGAAGAAGGTGCTCGACGAGTTCAAGCACCTGATCGCTGCCGCTCTCGCCGCCGGTGAGTTCAACCTGcctcccccgccgccgccgccgaaggCCAAGGAGGAACCCAAGGCCGAGGAGACGAAGACGGAAGAATCCAAGACCGAGGATCCGGCCGAAGAAGAGCCTAAGGCGGAGTCTGCGGCGGAGGAGCCCAAGGCCGAGGTAGCTGCGAATGCCCCGGATGAGGAGGTCAAGACGGAGGTGCCGCCGGTCGAGGAGGCCAAGGCTGAGACAGTGGCTGTGGAAGCCAAGCCTGCCGAGCCCGAGCCGCAGGAGAAGACCGTCGTGGTCGCTGAGGAGGAGCCTGCCACCAAGACGGTGGAAGCAATCGAGGAAAGCGTCGTGTCCGCCGACGAGGCGGCCGCGCCTGAGCCCGTGCTGGTCTGGGGCGTGCCGCTGGTGGGCGACGACGAGCGCACGGACACGGTTCTGCTCAAGTTCCTGCGAGCGCGGGAGTTCAAGGTGAAGGAGGCCATGGCGATGCTCAAGTCCGCGGTGCTGTGGCGCAAGCGCTTCGGCATCACCTCGCTCCTCGACGCCGACCTCGGCCTGCCGGAGCTGGAGAACGTGGTGTTCTACCGCGGCGCCGACCGCGAGGGCCACCCCGTGTGCTACAACGTCTACGGCGAGTTCCAGGACAAGGATCTCTACGAGAAGGCCTTCGGCGACGATGAGAAGAGGGAGCGCTTTCTCAAGTGGCGCATCCAGCTGCTGGAGCGTGGCATCCTGTCGAAGCTGGACTTCTCGCCCAACGGCATCTGCTCCATGGTTCAGGTTACCGACCTCAAGAACTCCCCGCCCATGCTCGGCAAGCACCGCGCCGTCACCCGCCAGGCTGTCACGCTGCTCCAGGACAACTACCCCGAGTTCATTGCCAAGAAG GTGTTCATCAATGTGCCGTGGTGGTATCTCGCTGCCAACAAGATGATGAGCCCGTTCTTCACGCAGCGCACCAAGAGCAAGTTCGTTTTTGCTAGCCCAGCCAAGTCAGCAGAGACTCTATTCAG ATACATCGCACCGGAACAAGTTCCGGTCCAATTTGGAGGCCTTTTCAAGGAGGATGACCCTGAGTTCACAACCTTGGACACTGTCACTGAGCTCACTATCAAACCATCGTCGAAAGAAACCATTGAGATCCCCGTCACCGAG AACTCCGCGATTGTATGGGAACTCCGGGTGCTCGGTTGGGAGGTGAGCTACAGCGCCGAGTTCACCCCTGACACCGAGGGTGGGTACACTGTCATTATACAGAAAACAAGGAAGGTGCCCGCTAACGAGGAACCAATCATGAAGGGAAGCTTCAAGGTAGGCGAGCCCGGCAAGCTTGTGCTAACTGTGAACAACCCTGCATCCAAGAAGAAGAAGCTCCTTTACAGATCAAAGGTCAAGAGCATCAGCgagtga